The Cryomorphaceae bacterium 1068 genome window below encodes:
- a CDS encoding toxin-antitoxin system YwqK family antitoxin, producing MSVRVFLPTLVLAFFVSCSVEDVPAKEVRTEPQEDEQGSDCVPMQEISYANGLAYRNETPFTGTVCSYHSNGEIHTLTSYREGKKNGLWEVFFANGQREKSGFTRQGKDDGLYREWYTNGELKYEYHYDLGKKVDVWKSWYEDGTRYTERHFENDELNGKVLVWDESGKLAKEYDYVNGRLMNSQMHFKE from the coding sequence ATGAGTGTCCGAGTATTTCTTCCAACCTTGGTTTTAGCCTTTTTTGTGTCATGCTCGGTCGAAGATGTCCCGGCGAAAGAAGTAAGAACGGAACCGCAAGAAGACGAGCAAGGATCTGATTGTGTCCCGATGCAAGAAATTAGCTATGCCAATGGCTTAGCCTACCGCAACGAAACACCTTTTACCGGGACAGTCTGTTCCTATCACTCTAATGGAGAAATCCACACGCTAACATCCTATCGAGAAGGAAAAAAGAATGGATTATGGGAGGTTTTCTTTGCGAACGGCCAAAGAGAAAAATCGGGGTTTACCCGCCAAGGTAAGGACGACGGTCTTTACCGTGAATGGTATACCAATGGTGAGCTGAAATACGAATACCACTATGACTTGGGAAAGAAAGTAGACGTTTGGAAAAGTTGGTACGAAGATGGCACCCGCTACACCGAAAGGCACTTTGAAAACGATGAGCTCAACGGAAAAGTATTGGTTTGGGACGAGAGCGGAAAGCTGGCCAAAGAATACGATTATGTAAATGGCCGACTGATGAACAGTCAGATGCATTTTAAAGAGTAA
- a CDS encoding DUF1573 domain-containing protein, giving the protein MKKFLLSLAVVAFTVMGGYAQDAKAVTGGPEISIDKEVHDYGTIKQGANGSCEFAITNTGSEPLIISRAKGSCGCTVPEWPKEPIMPGESAVMTVRYDTKRVGAINKSVTITSNAVTNPTTVVRIKGKVLASENTESMPVKKQEGAPMAN; this is encoded by the coding sequence ATGAAAAAATTCTTACTATCACTCGCAGTAGTTGCCTTCACAGTAATGGGAGGATACGCTCAAGACGCGAAAGCGGTAACAGGTGGACCTGAAATTTCTATTGACAAAGAAGTTCATGACTACGGAACGATTAAACAAGGTGCCAATGGGAGTTGCGAATTCGCAATCACCAACACAGGTAGTGAGCCTTTGATTATCTCACGTGCCAAGGGATCATGTGGATGTACTGTACCTGAGTGGCCAAAAGAACCAATCATGCCGGGAGAGTCAGCAGTAATGACTGTACGTTACGACACCAAGCGTGTTGGAGCCATCAACAAATCAGTTACAATTACTTCTAATGCAGTAACTAACCCGACTACAGTAGTACGTATTAAAGGTAAAGTATTGGCTTCTGAGAATACAGAGAGTATGCCTGTGAAAAAGCAGGAAGGTGCTCCAATGGCAAACTAA
- a CDS encoding valine--tRNA ligase: MEISKLYDPIKVESKWYSYWLENRFFNSTPDDREPYTVVIPPPNVTGVLHMGHMLNNTLQDVLVRKARMEGKNACWVPGVDHASIATEAKVVQRLRAKGIKKSDLSREDFLKHAWEWKNEHGGIILEQLKKLGASCDWDRESFTMDPNYSKSVIDTFIDLYNKGYIYRGKRMINWDPAAKTALSDEEVIHKEVNSKLYHVRYQIAGTDEYLTIATTRPETILGDSAICVHPDDERYKHLHGKKAIVPMANREVPIITDEYVDMEFGTGCLKITPAHDVNDYELGGKHNLETIDILNDDGTMSEAAGFYVGEDRFDVRKKIAADLKKSGDLVKEEAYQNKVGYSERTDVPIEPRISLQWFVSMKELSKPALEHVMNDDVKFWPPKFKNSYRHWMENVKDWCISRQLWWGHQIPAYYYGTGENDFVIAETLDEAASKASEKAGIPITKDHLRQDEDVLDTWFSSWLWPISVFDGFYSKEEIDYYYPTNDLVTAPEIMFFWVARMIIAGYEYRGEKPFKNVYYTGIVRDKQGRKMSKSLGNSPDPIELMKQYGADGVRAGMLFSSPAGNDLLFDEALCEQGRNFSNKIWNALRLVKSWEPQKREQPKAAKIALKWMDERIAEVMNEINDHYSKFRISDVLMTAYKFTWNDFCSWYLEAVKPVYGEQIDEVTHAAVINHFETVVKILHPLMPFISEEIWHLLKERTSPEESLVVAQWPEAIAPDEEFLKAFSRSTEVITSVRNIRKQNNIPNKEKLKLEVRGEDEREKEFHCLIEKLCNLESIDKVAELPSQAFTFVMGGAEYGVPFEGTVDAVEQADKIKEELNYTKGFLKSVQKKLSNERFVAGAPEQVVANERKKEADAVAKIAVLEEQLKGMIS, from the coding sequence ATGGAAATTAGCAAGCTGTACGACCCGATCAAAGTAGAATCCAAATGGTATTCTTATTGGTTGGAAAACCGCTTTTTCAATTCAACCCCAGACGATCGCGAGCCTTACACTGTAGTGATTCCACCGCCCAATGTGACGGGAGTATTGCATATGGGACATATGCTCAATAATACGCTGCAAGATGTTTTGGTCAGAAAAGCCAGAATGGAAGGCAAGAACGCTTGTTGGGTGCCCGGAGTCGATCATGCATCCATTGCAACTGAGGCAAAGGTGGTTCAGCGCCTGCGCGCAAAAGGAATAAAAAAGAGCGACCTCAGTAGGGAAGACTTTTTGAAGCACGCTTGGGAATGGAAGAACGAGCACGGAGGGATAATCCTCGAGCAGCTCAAAAAGCTGGGTGCCAGTTGCGATTGGGATCGGGAATCTTTTACAATGGATCCCAATTATTCCAAGAGCGTAATCGACACCTTTATAGATCTTTATAATAAAGGATATATCTATCGCGGCAAGCGCATGATCAATTGGGATCCTGCTGCAAAAACGGCCCTGAGCGACGAAGAGGTAATCCACAAAGAAGTAAATTCAAAGCTCTACCACGTTCGCTACCAAATAGCCGGAACGGATGAGTATCTCACCATTGCTACCACACGTCCCGAGACGATTTTAGGTGATTCTGCCATTTGCGTTCACCCGGATGATGAGCGTTACAAGCACCTTCACGGAAAGAAGGCCATCGTGCCGATGGCAAACCGCGAAGTACCCATCATTACCGATGAGTATGTAGATATGGAGTTCGGAACGGGGTGTTTGAAAATTACTCCTGCTCATGACGTGAATGACTACGAACTGGGTGGAAAGCACAATCTGGAAACAATCGACATCCTTAACGATGATGGAACCATGAGTGAGGCTGCTGGCTTCTACGTGGGTGAAGATCGTTTTGATGTTCGGAAGAAAATAGCAGCAGACCTCAAAAAGAGCGGCGATTTGGTGAAAGAAGAGGCCTATCAAAATAAGGTAGGCTACTCCGAAAGAACCGATGTTCCGATTGAACCGAGAATTTCATTGCAGTGGTTTGTGAGCATGAAGGAGCTGAGCAAACCCGCACTTGAGCACGTGATGAACGACGATGTGAAGTTTTGGCCTCCGAAGTTCAAAAACTCCTATCGCCACTGGATGGAGAATGTGAAGGACTGGTGTATCTCACGTCAACTTTGGTGGGGACACCAAATACCGGCGTATTATTATGGCACGGGTGAAAATGATTTTGTGATTGCAGAAACCCTTGACGAAGCCGCATCCAAAGCATCTGAGAAAGCGGGGATACCGATTACCAAAGATCATCTTCGGCAAGACGAGGACGTATTGGATACCTGGTTTTCTTCTTGGCTATGGCCGATATCTGTATTTGATGGGTTCTATTCTAAAGAAGAAATAGACTATTACTATCCGACCAATGATCTGGTGACAGCCCCTGAAATTATGTTTTTCTGGGTGGCTCGAATGATTATTGCAGGTTATGAATACAGAGGAGAGAAGCCTTTCAAAAATGTATACTACACTGGTATCGTTCGCGATAAGCAGGGTAGAAAAATGAGTAAATCACTAGGGAATTCTCCTGATCCGATAGAGTTGATGAAGCAATATGGAGCAGATGGTGTTCGAGCAGGTATGCTTTTCTCATCTCCTGCCGGGAATGACCTGCTCTTCGATGAAGCGCTTTGCGAACAGGGAAGAAATTTTTCAAATAAGATTTGGAATGCACTTCGACTAGTAAAGAGCTGGGAGCCCCAGAAACGCGAGCAGCCCAAGGCGGCAAAAATCGCCTTGAAATGGATGGATGAGCGCATCGCTGAGGTGATGAACGAAATTAACGATCACTATTCGAAATTTCGAATTTCCGACGTTTTGATGACTGCTTATAAATTTACCTGGAACGACTTCTGCAGCTGGTACCTCGAAGCGGTAAAGCCCGTTTATGGAGAGCAAATTGATGAGGTGACACACGCTGCCGTGATCAATCATTTTGAAACGGTAGTAAAGATTCTTCACCCTTTGATGCCTTTTATTTCGGAAGAGATTTGGCACTTGCTGAAAGAACGAACTTCTCCTGAAGAGAGTCTGGTGGTAGCGCAATGGCCCGAAGCAATTGCTCCCGATGAGGAGTTTCTTAAGGCTTTTTCACGCAGCACCGAGGTGATTACTTCGGTTAGAAATATTCGGAAACAGAATAATATTCCCAACAAAGAGAAGCTCAAGCTAGAAGTGCGAGGTGAGGATGAGCGTGAAAAAGAATTCCACTGCTTAATCGAAAAGCTCTGCAATCTGGAGAGTATCGACAAAGTAGCTGAACTGCCTTCACAAGCTTTTACTTTCGTGATGGGTGGTGCTGAGTATGGGGTTCCTTTTGAGGGAACTGTAGATGCCGTTGAGCAAGCAGATAAAATAAAAGAAGAACTCAACTACACTAAAGGGTTCTTAAAATCGGTGCAAAAGAAGCTTTCGAATGAGCGATTTGTGGCTGGTGCTCCTGAACAAGTAGTGGCCAATGAGCGCAAGAAAGAAGCAGATGCGGTAGCAAAGATCGCCGTGCTTGAAGAGCAACTGAAAGGCATGATATCTTGA
- the ubiE gene encoding bifunctional demethylmenaquinone methyltransferase/2-methoxy-6-polyprenyl-1,4-benzoquinol methylase UbiE, with protein sequence MKHDTVTPYETSDSKKQQVAEMFNNISGSYDFLNHFFSLGIDKQWRKKAIKILKEDQPKEILDVATGTGDFAFEAMKLNPNKIVGIDISDGMLEIGRKKINKRGMSDKMTFLNADSENLPFEDASFDAVTVSFGVRNFQDLLAGLKEIQRVLRPGGKAIVLEFSKPKHFPLKQIYFGYFKYIMPLFGKAISKDKAAYSYLPKSVLAFPEGKEFEAVLAEAGFTKSNQKTVTGGIASIYTAWK encoded by the coding sequence ATGAAGCACGATACGGTTACTCCCTACGAAACGTCCGACTCGAAGAAGCAACAAGTCGCAGAGATGTTCAACAATATCTCGGGTAGCTATGACTTTTTGAATCACTTCTTTTCATTAGGAATTGACAAGCAGTGGAGAAAAAAAGCCATCAAAATCCTGAAGGAAGATCAACCCAAAGAAATTCTGGATGTTGCCACAGGAACGGGTGATTTTGCATTTGAGGCAATGAAATTGAATCCCAATAAGATCGTTGGGATTGATATCTCAGATGGCATGTTGGAAATCGGCAGGAAGAAGATCAACAAAAGGGGAATGTCTGATAAAATGACATTTCTCAATGCCGATTCGGAGAATCTTCCGTTCGAAGACGCCAGTTTCGACGCAGTAACAGTGAGTTTTGGTGTAAGAAACTTCCAGGACTTACTTGCGGGTTTAAAAGAAATCCAACGCGTTCTTCGCCCAGGCGGAAAAGCCATTGTTTTGGAGTTTTCAAAACCTAAGCATTTCCCTTTGAAACAAATTTATTTCGGTTACTTCAAATACATTATGCCCCTTTTCGGAAAGGCGATTTCCAAGGATAAGGCAGCATACTCATACCTACCGAAGTCAGTGCTCGCTTTCCCGGAAGGAAAAGAGTTTGAAGCAGTGCTGGCCGAGGCTGGATTTACAAAGTCGAATCAAAAGACTGTGACAGGCGGAATAGCATCCATCTATACGGCTTGGAAATAA
- a CDS encoding bifunctional ADP-heptose synthase, with amino-acid sequence MTSQGIDQLFESFNDLRVLVIGDVMIDAYLWGKVDRISPEAPVPVITVTEREDRLGGAANVALNVAAMGAHPIVCAIAGKDAKGEILAELLEKRGLSSKGVVYSSARPTTVKSRVISGHQHIVRVDEESTRALEAEEERAFLENLEVIIRVEKPDVVIFEDYNKGLLTPNVISRAIALSSNAGIPTAVDPKKANFFSYKGVTLYKPNLKELREGLKVEFDKKDQIALRQAVDQLEAEINNRISLITLSEEGVYVKDGDKENRIPAHIRNISDVSGAGDTVISVAALCLAQNTDSAFLAALANLAGGLVCERVGVVPIDRNQLLREAKLHLQKL; translated from the coding sequence ATGACTTCTCAAGGTATCGATCAACTATTCGAGAGTTTCAACGACTTAAGAGTCTTGGTAATAGGCGATGTCATGATCGATGCTTACCTCTGGGGAAAGGTTGATCGAATCTCACCTGAAGCTCCCGTCCCCGTAATTACGGTAACCGAGCGAGAGGATAGATTGGGAGGTGCGGCAAATGTCGCTTTGAACGTTGCCGCGATGGGCGCACACCCTATTGTATGTGCCATTGCGGGAAAAGATGCCAAAGGAGAAATACTTGCTGAACTTCTTGAGAAACGTGGACTTTCTTCAAAAGGTGTTGTCTACTCTTCTGCTCGACCTACTACAGTAAAGTCAAGAGTAATCAGCGGGCATCAACACATTGTGCGCGTGGATGAAGAATCAACGAGAGCATTGGAGGCAGAAGAAGAACGTGCATTCTTAGAGAACCTCGAAGTCATTATTCGCGTGGAGAAACCCGACGTGGTGATTTTTGAGGATTACAACAAAGGTTTACTTACACCGAATGTCATCTCTCGTGCCATAGCACTTAGCTCGAATGCCGGCATTCCAACTGCCGTAGATCCTAAGAAAGCCAATTTCTTCAGCTATAAAGGAGTGACACTTTATAAGCCAAACTTAAAAGAACTTAGAGAAGGCCTTAAAGTAGAATTTGACAAAAAAGACCAAATAGCTCTTCGCCAAGCAGTCGATCAACTAGAAGCTGAAATCAACAATAGAATTTCACTTATCACGCTAAGCGAAGAGGGTGTCTACGTAAAGGATGGCGATAAGGAAAACCGCATTCCTGCGCATATCAGAAACATTTCGGATGTGTCGGGAGCAGGCGACACTGTGATTTCTGTGGCGGCCCTTTGCTTAGCCCAAAACACTGACTCGGCTTTCTTAGCGGCTTTGGCCAATTTGGCCGGTGGCCTTGTTTGTGAGCGTGTAGGTGTAGTACCTATCGATCGCAATCAGTTGCTGAGAGAGGCAAAGCTCCATTTGCAGAAACTTTAA
- a CDS encoding pyridoxal phosphate-dependent aminotransferase yields MSLNQNVSNLLQRLSESATLAMARKSRELKESGVSVISLSLGEPDFDTPVFIKDAAKEGIDQNYTHYMPVPGYADFRESISKKFKRDNHLNYSPDQIVVSTGAKQSLINVILATVNPGDEVLLPAPYWVSYIEMVKMAGATPVVVETSIEDDYKISAETLRKNLNDKTRMLIFSSPCNPSGSVYSEAELRAWADVIKDFPNLIAISDEIYEHINYTENHFSLGSIAEIYDQTVTVNGVSKSFAMTGWRIGYIGAPLWIAKACNKLQGQFTSGASGISQRAAKAAIDADPSVAGEMKATFLKRRELFGKLLSEIDGVEINQPKGAFYMFPRVSNFFGKSHNGTMINNSDDLAEYILSEAHVATVSGGAFGSPECLRLSYAASQAELEEAAKRMNEALNKLS; encoded by the coding sequence ATGAGTCTGAACCAAAACGTTTCTAACCTTCTACAGCGCCTTAGCGAATCAGCTACGCTGGCGATGGCCCGCAAGAGCCGAGAATTAAAAGAATCAGGTGTATCTGTAATTAGCCTGAGTTTGGGTGAACCCGATTTCGACACTCCCGTTTTCATAAAAGACGCGGCGAAAGAAGGTATTGATCAGAATTACACGCATTATATGCCTGTCCCGGGATACGCCGACTTCCGCGAATCGATCAGCAAGAAATTCAAAAGAGACAATCACCTCAATTATAGCCCTGATCAAATTGTTGTTTCAACGGGGGCTAAACAGTCGTTGATCAATGTAATTTTAGCTACAGTAAATCCAGGTGATGAAGTCTTGCTACCCGCTCCCTATTGGGTTTCGTACATTGAGATGGTAAAAATGGCAGGGGCTACTCCTGTCGTGGTTGAGACTTCGATTGAAGATGATTACAAGATTTCGGCGGAGACTCTAAGGAAGAATCTGAACGATAAAACGCGGATGCTAATTTTTAGCTCACCCTGCAACCCAAGTGGTTCGGTCTATAGCGAAGCTGAATTGAGAGCTTGGGCCGATGTGATCAAAGACTTCCCGAACCTGATCGCGATAAGCGATGAGATTTACGAACACATCAATTACACGGAAAATCACTTTAGCCTGGGTTCAATTGCCGAGATCTACGACCAGACTGTAACTGTAAACGGAGTTTCAAAATCGTTTGCCATGACGGGCTGGAGAATAGGCTACATCGGCGCACCACTATGGATTGCCAAAGCGTGTAACAAGCTTCAAGGTCAGTTCACTTCCGGTGCTTCGGGAATATCTCAGCGTGCCGCAAAAGCTGCCATTGATGCAGATCCTTCTGTGGCAGGCGAAATGAAGGCAACTTTTCTAAAGCGACGTGAGTTATTTGGAAAACTCCTTTCCGAGATCGATGGAGTTGAGATAAATCAACCGAAAGGCGCATTTTACATGTTCCCTCGTGTATCAAACTTCTTTGGCAAAAGCCATAACGGAACAATGATTAACAACAGTGATGATCTAGCCGAATACATTTTGAGTGAAGCTCACGTAGCTACTGTAAGCGGCGGTGCATTCGGTTCTCCTGAATGCTTGCGTCTATCTTATGCTGCATCTCAAGCCGAGCTGGAAGAGGCAGCGAAACGCATGAATGAAGCATTGAACAAACTTAGCTAG
- a CDS encoding pyridoxal phosphate-dependent aminotransferase: MPKLSQKAFEMPESPIRKLMPFAEKARAEGKKVIHLNIGQPDIKTPEVVMDRLRNIKRDVIEYSSSEGFASYREKLATYYQSQGIPVKTEEILITTGGSEALVFAMMTCFDPGDEVIIPEPYYANYSGFATMASVHVKPITAKIEDNFAPPPVSEFEKLINEHTKGIVLCNPGNPTGAVYSREDIQAIANLAKSHDLYLIADEVYREFCYEGSTPFSVYNLEGMDENVILIDSVSKRYSMCGARIGAMITRNSEVRRLAMKFAQARLSPPTLGQVAAEAALETPHSYFEDVIEEYQKRRDILVEGMNAIPGVICPKPGGAFYCIAKLPIEDSDDFCRWLLESFSIDGETVMLAPGTGFYITKGLGKQEVRIAYVLNESDLKKAINIIKEALVVYTAKTSV; encoded by the coding sequence ATGCCGAAGTTATCGCAGAAAGCTTTTGAGATGCCCGAATCACCTATTCGGAAGCTAATGCCCTTTGCCGAAAAGGCCAGAGCTGAAGGGAAGAAAGTCATTCACCTCAATATCGGACAGCCCGACATTAAAACGCCTGAGGTGGTTATGGATCGACTTCGAAACATCAAAAGAGATGTAATTGAGTATTCCAGCTCAGAAGGCTTCGCGAGCTACCGCGAAAAACTAGCAACCTATTACCAAAGCCAAGGTATTCCTGTGAAGACAGAAGAAATCTTAATCACAACAGGAGGCTCCGAAGCATTGGTTTTTGCCATGATGACCTGCTTTGACCCAGGAGACGAAGTAATTATTCCTGAACCTTATTACGCAAACTATAGCGGTTTTGCCACAATGGCAAGTGTTCATGTGAAGCCGATCACAGCCAAAATTGAGGACAATTTTGCTCCTCCTCCCGTTTCTGAATTTGAAAAACTCATCAACGAGCACACAAAGGGAATTGTTCTGTGCAATCCGGGTAATCCAACGGGAGCCGTTTACAGTCGGGAAGACATTCAGGCGATTGCCAATTTGGCAAAGAGTCATGACCTTTATCTCATCGCCGATGAGGTGTACCGTGAATTTTGCTATGAAGGATCAACTCCTTTTAGCGTATACAATCTGGAAGGCATGGACGAAAACGTGATCCTCATCGATAGTGTATCAAAACGTTACTCTATGTGTGGAGCTCGAATTGGAGCGATGATCACACGAAATAGCGAAGTAAGAAGGCTCGCTATGAAATTTGCCCAGGCCAGACTTAGCCCTCCCACACTAGGTCAAGTTGCTGCCGAGGCTGCGTTGGAAACCCCGCACTCCTATTTTGAGGATGTGATTGAAGAATACCAAAAGCGAAGAGATATTTTGGTAGAAGGAATGAATGCGATTCCAGGAGTGATTTGCCCTAAGCCTGGAGGTGCATTCTACTGTATAGCTAAGTTACCCATTGAAGATTCTGACGATTTTTGCCGTTGGCTATTAGAGTCCTTCAGCATAGATGGGGAAACCGTTATGCTGGCGCCCGGAACGGGATTCTACATCACCAAAGGATTGGGAAAGCAAGAGGTGCGCATAGCCTATGTACTCAATGAATCGGACTTGAAAAAGGCCATCAATATTATAAAAGAAGCGCTCGTGGTTTACACAGCGAAAACATCAGTTTGA
- a CDS encoding isoaspartyl peptidase/L-asparaginase, whose product MNRYSLLRIGILVQLCSILCVPLNCSAQERIPAIVIHGGAGTIKKGLLSDSLELEIRSSLQAALDSGYAVLDRGGSAKDAVVKAIIVLENAPHFNAGKGAVMNAEGNHELDASIMIGSEKNAGAIAGATTIKNPILGAIAVMENTPHVLLAGDGADLLAKEIGLEQVENSYFTTERIKSKWERSQSDVSNSEFSKFGTVGAVAIDKEGNIAAGTSTGGMMNKQYNRIGDSPIIGAGTYADNATCGVSCTGHGEYFIRVGVAKEISAQMEFGDKSLEESVNFTLHERLSGMNAGGGVIAIDKDGNIVMDFNTEGMYRGFKKGNESKVSIYGND is encoded by the coding sequence ATGAATCGTTATTCCCTTTTGAGAATTGGTATCCTAGTTCAGTTATGTTCAATTTTATGTGTTCCATTAAATTGTTCGGCGCAAGAAAGAATTCCTGCGATAGTCATTCACGGAGGTGCAGGAACCATAAAAAAAGGTCTTTTGAGTGATAGCCTAGAACTTGAAATCCGCTCAAGTTTGCAAGCGGCACTTGACTCCGGGTATGCTGTGTTGGATCGAGGTGGATCTGCTAAAGATGCCGTAGTCAAGGCTATTATAGTTCTGGAAAACGCACCACATTTTAACGCAGGGAAAGGTGCTGTAATGAATGCCGAAGGAAATCATGAACTCGATGCTTCGATTATGATTGGAAGTGAAAAAAATGCGGGAGCAATAGCTGGGGCTACTACCATTAAAAATCCCATTCTTGGCGCAATAGCCGTGATGGAAAATACACCACATGTTTTGTTGGCAGGTGATGGGGCTGATTTGCTTGCCAAAGAAATCGGGCTCGAACAAGTCGAGAACTCCTATTTCACGACTGAGAGAATTAAATCGAAATGGGAGAGATCCCAAAGCGATGTTTCGAATTCTGAATTCTCAAAATTCGGAACTGTCGGTGCCGTAGCCATCGACAAGGAAGGCAACATAGCTGCGGGAACGTCAACGGGCGGAATGATGAATAAGCAATACAATCGTATTGGCGACAGCCCCATTATTGGAGCAGGAACTTACGCCGATAATGCCACATGCGGAGTTTCTTGTACGGGTCATGGCGAGTATTTCATCCGCGTGGGCGTAGCGAAAGAAATTTCTGCTCAAATGGAGTTCGGAGATAAATCGCTGGAAGAATCCGTCAATTTCACTTTACACGAAAGGCTTTCGGGAATGAATGCGGGTGGAGGCGTAATTGCAATCGACAAAGATGGTAATATCGTGATGGACTTCAATACCGAAGGCATGTACCGCGGCTTCAAGAAAGGCAATGAATCGAAAGTCAGCATCTATGGGAATGATTAA
- a CDS encoding DUF2807 domain-containing protein yields the protein MKKIYPLLLICLIAVMSSCNLKTYKGDPTNEKRSVSEYSKIKVKGPFDVIIDPNKESGLTITAPSDAIADIETRVENGELILDLDNSGYMSPDIEVVIANSQLEGISISGSGSFEGALETKKDLDLKIGGSGNIDVQSNANRVYANISGSGNINASGTCEMLEASISGSGNMNFGKMEAQDVDVSISGSGGMKVNVTRNLEASVSGSGSITYTGSPVSVDKNVSGSGSIRKN from the coding sequence ATGAAAAAAATCTATCCACTACTTCTGATTTGCCTGATAGCAGTTATGTCGTCGTGCAATTTAAAAACATACAAGGGAGATCCGACTAATGAAAAACGCTCCGTGAGCGAGTATAGCAAAATCAAAGTGAAAGGTCCGTTTGATGTGATAATCGATCCAAATAAGGAAAGTGGGCTTACCATAACTGCTCCTAGTGACGCTATTGCAGATATCGAAACGAGAGTAGAGAATGGCGAATTGATTCTTGATCTGGATAATTCAGGATATATGAGTCCCGATATTGAAGTTGTGATAGCCAACAGTCAACTCGAGGGGATTTCCATTTCAGGCTCGGGAAGCTTTGAAGGAGCTTTAGAAACTAAGAAAGATTTAGACTTAAAAATTGGTGGCTCTGGTAATATTGATGTCCAGTCAAATGCGAACAGGGTATACGCCAACATATCAGGTTCTGGAAATATCAATGCTTCGGGTACATGTGAAATGTTAGAAGCGAGTATTTCGGGTAGCGGAAATATGAATTTCGGTAAGATGGAGGCCCAAGATGTGGATGTTAGTATTTCAGGATCAGGAGGGATGAAAGTAAACGTGACGAGAAATCTCGAAGCAAGCGTTTCAGGTTCCGGGAGTATAACTTACACAGGCAGTCCTGTTAGTGTGGATAAGAACGTGTCGGGTTCAGGGAGTATTCGAAAAAACTAG
- a CDS encoding exopolyphosphatase, with protein sequence MKFGAIDIGSNAVRLLIADVIETEEDLIIKKLSLTRVPIRLGASVFEKGYISSSKAKRLAKTMKAFRYLLDVYDVKGFRACATSAMREAINSDEVIARVKYYANVEIEVINGRTEADLIFSTFKTQKLDPLGTYLYIDVGGGSTEITLLKNGKRVHARSFKIGTVRILKSNIKPSIWTDMEKWVAEITEDEKDMVAIGTGGNINRLFKMSKLNYGELMGLDELIEMHEYIKSLTFRERMIKLNLRSDRADVIVPAGEIFCRVMAKANVHRISVPKIGLSDGIALYLYRQHLKETV encoded by the coding sequence TTGAAATTTGGAGCGATTGACATAGGGTCCAATGCGGTTCGATTGCTCATTGCTGATGTGATCGAGACCGAAGAAGATTTGATTATAAAGAAGCTATCGCTGACACGTGTCCCCATCCGATTGGGAGCCTCAGTGTTCGAAAAAGGCTATATCAGTTCTAGTAAGGCCAAGCGTCTGGCAAAAACGATGAAGGCTTTCCGCTACCTCTTGGATGTATACGACGTTAAGGGATTCAGAGCATGCGCCACTTCTGCTATGCGTGAGGCTATCAACTCGGACGAGGTCATTGCCAGGGTAAAGTATTACGCCAATGTGGAGATTGAAGTGATCAATGGCCGCACCGAGGCGGATTTGATTTTTTCCACTTTCAAGACTCAGAAGTTAGATCCTTTAGGGACTTATTTGTACATCGATGTTGGGGGAGGAAGCACAGAGATCACCTTACTGAAAAATGGCAAACGTGTCCATGCGCGTTCTTTCAAAATTGGAACTGTGCGGATACTGAAGAGCAATATCAAGCCATCCATTTGGACGGATATGGAGAAATGGGTAGCTGAAATTACCGAGGATGAGAAGGATATGGTGGCTATCGGAACGGGTGGTAATATCAACCGACTCTTCAAAATGAGTAAGCTCAATTACGGAGAGTTGATGGGGTTGGATGAACTAATCGAAATGCATGAATACATCAAGTCCCTCACGTTCAGGGAGAGAATGATTAAATTGAACCTACGCTCAGATCGGGCGGATGTGATTGTTCCCGCAGGTGAAATATTTTGCCGTGTAATGGCTAAGGCGAACGTTCACCGAATTAGTGTTCCCAAAATTGGTCTTTCAGATGGAATCGCCTTGTATCTCTATCGCCAACATCTTAAAGAGACTGTCTAA